From the Vibrio alginolyticus NBRC 15630 = ATCC 17749 genome, one window contains:
- the thiI gene encoding tRNA uracil 4-sulfurtransferase ThiI: MKFIVKPHPEIFVKSESVRKRFTKILECNIRNIIKSRTESVAVFNRRDHIEVTSESNEFHAEVLEVLTHTPGIHHVLEVKQTEFKDLHDIFEQVLELNRAALENKTFVVRAKRRGKHDFTSIELERYVGGGLNQAIESASVKLRNPDVTIKVEVSNDKLNQVLSRHKGLGGFPLGTQEDVLSLISGGFDSGVSSYLHIKRGSKVHYCFFNLGGPAHEIGVKQVSHYLWNKYGSSAKVRFISVDFEPVVAEILEKVDDGQMGVILKRMFMRAAGMIAQKMKIEALVTGEALGQVSSQTLTNLRHIDNVTDTLILRPLINWDKEDIINLAREIGTEDFAKTMPEYCGVISKKPTVKAVKGKLEAEEEKFDFSILEQVVQEARMMDIRDIAKESEQAAPEVEQVQAVEEHAVVLDIRSPEEEDDNPLEIEGVDVKHIPFYKLGTQFGDLDQSKTYLLYCDRGVMSRLQALYLQEQGFSNVKVYRP; this comes from the coding sequence ATGAAATTTATTGTAAAGCCCCATCCAGAAATTTTTGTAAAAAGTGAATCTGTGCGTAAGCGCTTCACAAAGATTTTAGAGTGCAACATTCGTAACATCATTAAGAGCCGCACGGAGTCTGTCGCGGTATTTAACCGTCGTGATCACATTGAAGTGACCTCTGAGAGTAACGAATTCCACGCTGAAGTTCTTGAGGTTTTGACTCATACACCAGGCATTCACCACGTACTGGAAGTGAAGCAAACTGAATTTAAAGACTTGCACGATATCTTCGAGCAAGTGCTAGAACTCAACCGTGCTGCACTCGAAAATAAAACCTTTGTTGTACGTGCGAAGCGTCGTGGCAAGCATGACTTTACCTCCATTGAACTAGAGCGTTATGTAGGCGGTGGTTTAAATCAAGCGATTGAAAGCGCTAGTGTTAAGCTACGAAACCCAGACGTGACGATCAAGGTAGAAGTCTCGAACGACAAGCTAAACCAAGTATTGTCTCGTCATAAAGGCCTAGGTGGTTTCCCTCTGGGTACGCAAGAAGACGTGTTAAGCCTGATCTCGGGTGGTTTCGATTCTGGTGTTTCAAGCTATCTTCATATCAAGCGTGGTTCAAAAGTACATTACTGCTTCTTTAACTTAGGTGGTCCAGCACACGAAATCGGCGTTAAGCAGGTTTCTCACTACCTATGGAACAAATACGGTTCTTCAGCAAAAGTACGTTTTATCTCAGTTGATTTCGAGCCTGTGGTTGCGGAAATCCTAGAGAAAGTCGATGACGGCCAAATGGGCGTGATCTTGAAGCGTATGTTCATGCGTGCAGCAGGCATGATCGCTCAGAAGATGAAGATCGAAGCATTGGTAACAGGTGAAGCGCTAGGTCAAGTATCGAGCCAAACGCTAACCAATCTACGCCACATCGACAACGTAACAGACACGCTGATTCTGCGTCCGCTTATCAACTGGGATAAAGAAGACATCATCAATCTAGCACGTGAAATCGGCACAGAAGATTTCGCGAAGACAATGCCAGAATACTGTGGTGTTATCTCTAAGAAGCCAACCGTGAAAGCGGTGAAAGGCAAGCTAGAAGCTGAAGAAGAGAAATTCGACTTTAGTATCCTTGAGCAAGTGGTTCAAGAAGCTCGCATGATGGACATTCGTGATATCGCGAAAGAGTCTGAGCAAGCCGCACCAGAAGTAGAGCAAGTTCAAGCGGTAGAAGAGCACGCGGTTGTGCTAGATATTCGTAGTCCTGAAGAGGAAGACGATAACCCACTTGAAATCGAAGGTGTGGATGTGAAACATATCCCTTTCTACAAGCTGGGTACACAGTTTGGTGACTTAGACCAGTCTAAGACATACCTACTTTACTGTGACCGCGGTG
- the xseB gene encoding exodeoxyribonuclease VII small subunit, whose translation MAVKKPENMTFEATIEELDSLVDQLENGDLALDDALRKFERGIALARAGQTKLSDAEQRVSILLSEDDEAPLSDFKPDSE comes from the coding sequence ATGGCGGTCAAGAAACCAGAAAACATGACCTTTGAAGCAACCATTGAAGAGCTTGATAGCTTGGTTGATCAATTAGAAAATGGCGATCTTGCTCTAGATGATGCCCTGCGTAAGTTTGAACGAGGCATTGCCTTAGCTCGTGCAGGCCAAACTAAATTAAGCGACGCCGAACAGCGCGTGAGCATTCTTCTTAGTGAAGATGATGAAGCACCACTGAGTGACTTCAAACCAGATTCAGAATAA
- the ispA gene encoding (2E,6E)-farnesyl diphosphate synthase has translation MQQTLTSFQQRNNQQLNLWLDQLPYQEQPLIQAMKYGLLLGGKRVRPFLVYITGQMLGCKPEDLDTPAAAIECIHAYSLIHDDLPAMDDDELRRGQPTCHIKFDEATAILTGDALQTLAFTIIADGQLSPAAEAQRINMIKALAHSSGASGMCVGQALDLGAENRQVSLEEMEEIHRKKTGALIDCAVKLGALAAGEKGIEVLPHLERYSKAIGLAFQVQDDILDIISDTETLGKPQGSDQGLNKSTYPSLLGLEGAIEKAHTLLQEALQALEAIPYNTQLLEEFARYVIERKN, from the coding sequence ATGCAACAGACATTGACGTCTTTTCAACAAAGAAACAATCAGCAATTGAATTTGTGGCTCGATCAGCTTCCATATCAAGAGCAGCCATTGATTCAAGCAATGAAATACGGCCTTTTGCTAGGTGGAAAACGCGTTCGCCCTTTTCTTGTTTACATCACAGGTCAAATGCTCGGCTGTAAACCTGAAGACTTAGACACCCCCGCCGCTGCTATCGAATGTATACATGCCTACTCACTCATTCATGATGATCTGCCAGCCATGGACGATGATGAACTGCGTCGAGGTCAACCAACTTGTCATATTAAGTTTGATGAAGCAACCGCAATACTGACAGGTGATGCACTACAAACCCTTGCCTTCACTATCATTGCTGATGGTCAATTAAGCCCGGCGGCAGAAGCTCAACGCATCAACATGATCAAAGCATTAGCGCATTCTTCTGGTGCCAGCGGCATGTGTGTAGGGCAAGCCTTAGATTTAGGCGCGGAAAATCGCCAAGTTTCTCTTGAAGAAATGGAAGAGATACACCGTAAAAAAACCGGAGCTCTGATTGATTGTGCGGTAAAATTAGGTGCATTAGCTGCTGGTGAGAAAGGTATCGAGGTTCTACCTCACTTGGAGCGCTACTCAAAAGCAATTGGTTTGGCGTTTCAGGTTCAAGACGATATTCTTGATATCATCAGTGACACAGAAACACTGGGTAAGCCTCAAGGTTCCGACCAAGGTCTGAATAAGAGCACTTATCCTTCCCTGCTGGGTTTAGAGGGAGCCATAGAGAAAGCTCACACTCTGTTACAGGAAGCACTTCAAGCATTGGAAGCTATCCCATACAATACTCAGTTACTCGAAGAGTTCGCCCGATATGTCATCGAGCGCAAAAATTAA
- a CDS encoding flagellar motor protein MotB, with amino-acid sequence MDDEDNKCDCPPPGLPLWMGTFADLMSLLMCFFVLLLSFSEMDVLKFKQIAGSMKFAFGVQNQLEVKDIPKGTSIIAQEFRPGRPEPTPIDVIMQQTMDITQQTLEFHEGESERAGGTKRDEGKLTGGQSPETSTQNNESAEADMQQQQSKEMSQEMETLMESIKKALEREIEQGAIEVENLGQQIVIRMREKGAFPEGSAFLQPKFRPLVRQIAELVKDVPGIVRVSGHTDNRPLDSELYRSNWDLSSQRAVSVAQEMEKVRGFSHQRLRVRGMADTEPLLPNDSDENRALNRRVEISIMQGEPLYSEEVPVIQ; translated from the coding sequence ATGGATGATGAAGATAACAAATGCGATTGTCCGCCACCTGGCCTCCCGTTATGGATGGGGACATTCGCAGATTTGATGTCGCTGCTGATGTGTTTCTTTGTTCTTCTGCTCTCGTTTTCTGAGATGGATGTACTGAAGTTCAAACAAATTGCAGGATCAATGAAATTTGCCTTCGGTGTGCAAAATCAGCTTGAAGTGAAAGACATTCCCAAAGGCACTAGCATTATTGCCCAAGAGTTTCGACCGGGTAGGCCGGAACCTACTCCGATTGATGTTATCATGCAGCAAACCATGGACATCACTCAGCAGACGCTCGAATTTCATGAAGGGGAGTCTGAGCGAGCTGGTGGCACAAAACGTGATGAAGGCAAGTTAACGGGTGGGCAATCGCCAGAAACGTCAACTCAAAACAATGAGTCTGCCGAAGCGGACATGCAACAACAGCAATCTAAAGAGATGTCGCAAGAGATGGAAACCTTGATGGAAAGCATCAAGAAAGCCTTAGAGCGAGAGATTGAACAAGGCGCCATTGAAGTTGAAAACCTCGGTCAGCAGATTGTTATACGTATGCGTGAAAAAGGTGCATTCCCTGAAGGATCGGCCTTCTTGCAGCCTAAGTTTCGTCCTTTAGTTCGTCAGATTGCAGAGCTAGTAAAAGACGTGCCAGGCATTGTTCGAGTATCTGGCCATACAGACAATCGACCGCTAGATTCGGAACTTTATCGTTCTAACTGGGATCTCTCTTCTCAGCGCGCAGTATCAGTCGCGCAAGAGATGGAGAAAGTGAGAGGCTTCTCTCATCAACGTTTAAGAGTACGAGGCATGGCGGATACGGAGCCCTTGTTACCGAATGATTCTGATGAAAATCGCGCGCTTAACCGACGGGTTGAAATCAGCATTATGCAAGGCGAGCCTCTCTACAGTGAAGAAGTGCCGGTAATTCAATAA
- the pomA gene encoding flagellar motor protein PomA produces the protein MDLATLLGLIGGFAFVIMAMVLGGSIGMFVDVTSILIVVGGSIFVVLMKFTMGQFFGATKIAGKAFMFKADEPEDLIAKIVEMADAARKGGFLALEEMEINNTFMQKGIDLLVDGHDADVVRAALKKDIALTDERHTQGTGVFRAFGDVAPAMGMIGTLVGLVAMLSNMDDPKAIGPAMAVALLTTLYGAILSNMVFFPIADKLSLRRDQETLNRRLIMDGVLAIQDGQNPRVIDSYLKNYLNEGKRALEIDE, from the coding sequence GTGGATTTAGCAACCCTATTAGGTTTGATTGGTGGTTTTGCATTCGTCATTATGGCGATGGTGCTTGGTGGCAGCATCGGCATGTTTGTCGATGTCACGTCGATCCTTATTGTCGTTGGTGGCTCAATATTCGTCGTGTTGATGAAGTTCACAATGGGACAGTTTTTTGGTGCGACAAAGATTGCTGGCAAAGCCTTCATGTTTAAAGCGGATGAACCCGAAGACCTGATCGCAAAAATTGTGGAAATGGCCGATGCGGCGCGTAAAGGTGGTTTTCTTGCTCTTGAAGAGATGGAAATAAACAACACATTCATGCAGAAAGGCATTGATCTACTGGTTGATGGCCATGATGCCGACGTTGTGAGAGCGGCACTCAAAAAAGACATCGCGCTTACGGATGAACGACATACGCAAGGTACTGGTGTATTTCGCGCCTTTGGCGACGTTGCTCCTGCGATGGGAATGATTGGCACCTTGGTTGGTCTTGTTGCGATGCTTTCAAACATGGATGACCCTAAAGCGATTGGACCAGCAATGGCCGTTGCACTCTTGACCACATTGTATGGCGCGATCCTGTCCAATATGGTGTTTTTCCCTATTGCGGATAAACTTTCTCTTCGCCGTGACCAAGAAACGCTAAATCGCCGTTTGATCATGGATGGCGTATTAGCGATTCAAGATGGCCAAAACCCGCGAGTGATCGATAGTTACTTGAAGAACTACCTCAATGAAGGTAAACGTGCCCTTGAGATTGACGAGTAA